The following coding sequences are from one Acomys russatus chromosome 16, mAcoRus1.1, whole genome shotgun sequence window:
- the Srr gene encoding serine racemase — protein sequence MCAQYCISFADVEKAHSNIQDFVHLTPVLTSSVLNQIAGRSLFFKCELFQKTGSFKIRGALNAIRGLIPDTSEGKPKAVVTHSSGNHGQALTYAAKLEGIPAYIVVPRTAPSCKKLAIQAYGASIVYSEPSDESREKVTQRIVEETEGILVHPNQEPAVIAGQGTIALEVLNQVPLVDALVVPVGGGGMVAGIAITIKALKPSVKVYAAEPLNADDCYQSKLRGQLTPNLQPPETIADGVKSSIGLNTWPIIRDLVDDVFTVTEEEIKYATQLVWERMKLLIEPTAGVGLAAVLSPHFQTVSPEVKNICVVLSGGNVDLTSLNWVRQAERPVPYHTASV from the exons ATGTGTGCTCAGTACTGCATCTCCTTTGCTGATGTTGAAAAAGCTCATAGCAACATTCAGGATTTTGTCCACCTCACGCCTGTGCTAACAAGCTCCGTTCTGAATCAAATAGCAGGTCGCAGTCTTTTCTTCAAATGTGAACTCTTCCAGAAAACTGGGTCTTTTAAG ATTCGAGGTGCCCTTAACGCCATCAGAGGCTTAATTCCTGACACTTCGGAAGGGAAACCCAAAGCTGTTGTGACTCACAGCAGCGGAAACCATGGCCAGGCTCTCACCTATGCTGCCAAACTGGAAG GAATTCCTGCTTACATTGTGGTGCCCCGGACGGCTCCCAGCTGCAAGAAACTGGCCATCCAAGCTTATGGAGCCTCTATAGTGTACAGTGAGCCAAGTGATGAG TCCAGAGAAAAGGTCACTCAGAGAATTGTGGAAGAAACAGAAGGGATCTTGGTCCATCCCAACCAGGAGCCTGCAGTGATAGCTGGACAAGGGACAATTGCCCTGGAAGTGCTGAACCAG gttCCTTTGGTGGATGCACTGGTGGTACCAGTAGGTGGAGGGGGAATGGTTGCTGGAATAGCCATTACAATTAAG GCCCTGAAACCTAGCGTGAAGGTGTACGCTGCTGAGCCCTTGAACGCAGATGACTGCTACCAGTCCAAACTGAGAGGACAACTGACGCCCAATCTTCAGCCTCCAGAAACCATAGCAGATGGTGTCAAGTCAAGCATTGGCCTAAATACCTGGCCTATTATAAGGGACCTTGTGGACGACGTCTTCActgtcacagaggaagaaatcaaG TATGCAACCCAGCTGGTGTGGGAGAGAATGAAGCTGCTCATTGAGCCTACTGCTGGCGTTGGGCTGGCTGCAGTGCTGTCTCCACACTTCCAAACGGTCTCTCCAGAGGTGAAGAACATCTGTGTTGTGCTCAGTGGTGGGAATGTAGACTTAACCTCCCTAAACTGGGTGAGGCAGGCTGAAAGGCCAGTTCCTTACCACACTGCTTCTGTTTAG